A DNA window from Fragaria vesca subsp. vesca linkage group LG3, FraVesHawaii_1.0, whole genome shotgun sequence contains the following coding sequences:
- the LOC101292686 gene encoding uncharacterized protein LOC101292686: protein MATTAETITAAMQLIEPKKEKLKKAFDDLQSRSDVLSLFSLSWSDLDSHFTSLHNSLSQKLHLLQTLESQSPNPQTHTTQHPSSSNSQTQLPKVSSLEPKPPTQIENDPNSSTRVEKDPTLPTRNSVEASNSDDSDAVAPRPELVAFCERMDAIGLRKYMNDTKSNRNTMRLELIGALRRAPDPALMVLNAMEGFYVENKGVKDAEVSGVRRTCVLLLEVLCGVSPNVGVEVREKAKKLAVEWKGKVNLEVENQFEAMGFLHLVAAFGLVSEFNMDELVDHMVVVARYRQATDLCRTLGLGDKITVLIQKLMSKGKHLLAIKFISEFDMTDKFPPVPILKAYVKESKRLAKKVSEEGNNSKKAANEAIAKETGALKSVIKIIEDLKLESEYPPSSLEKRIDQLEKKKANRKRQAAAPAGKPFQQQQQQQYGNKRPRMIAPVGSTAVSNAAAGLLVQSPTAYVSSAAAPYVVSGTAPPVAPYVGSSTGQYGYAGGQMGFPGNPGPSSTHLYSSEQYVPSGYPNRLTAYGGYSVPTQYHPSYYSQQ from the exons ATGGCGACGACGGCGGAAACAATCACAGCGGCTATGCAACTGATAGAGCCAAAGAAAGAGAAGCTAAAGAAGGCCTTCGACGACCTCCAATCCCGGTCCGACGTCCTCTCTCTCTTCTCTCTCTCCTGGTCCGACCTCGACTCCCATTTCACCTCCCTCCACAACTCCCTCTCGCAAAAACTCCACCTCCTCCAAACCCTCGAGTCCCAATCCCCAAACCCTCAAACCCACACGACCCAACACCCTTCTTCCTCGAATTCACAGACCCAGTTGCCAAAGGTCTCATCTTTAGAACCCAAACCGCCGACCCAGATAGAAAACGACCCGAATTCGTCGACCCGGGTGGAAAAGGATCCGACTTTGCCGACCCGGAACAGTGTTGAGGCGAGTAATAGTGATGATTCCGATGCGGTGGCTCCTCGGCCCGAGTTGGTGGCGTTTTGTGAGAGAATGGATGCAATTGGGTTGAGGAAGTATATGAATGACACCAAAAGTAACCGGAATACGATGCGGTTGGAGCTCATTGGGGCTTTGCGGCGCGCTCCGGACCCGGCATTGATGGTTCTGAATGCAATGGAGGGGTTTTACGTGGAGAATAAAGGGGTTAAGGACGCGGAGGTGAGTGGTGTGAGGAGGACTTGTGTGCTGTTGTTGGAAGTGTTGTGTGGAGTTTCGCCGAATGTGGGAGTGGAGGTGAGGGAGAAGGCCAAGAAGTTGGCAGTGGAGTGGAAAGGGAAGGTTAATTTGGAGGTGGAGAACCAGTTCGAGGCGATGGGGTTCTTGCATTTGGTGGCGGCTTTTGGATTGGTGTCTGAATTCAACATGGATGAGCTTGTGGATCATATGGTCGTGGTTGCGAGGTATAGACAAGCTACTGACTTGTGCCGGACACTTGGCTTGGGGGATAAGATTACAG TTCTGATTCAGAAACTCATGAGCAAGGGCAAACATCTTTTGGCTATCAAGTTCATTTCTGAATTTGATATGACTGATAAGTTTCCACCTGTTCCCATCTTAAAAGCCTACGTGAAGGAGTCTAAAAGGCTGGCTAAGAAAGTTTCTGAGGAAGGAAATAACTCTAAGAAAGCGGCG AATGAGGCCATAGCCAAAGAAACTGGTGCTCTGAAATCAGTAATTAAAATTATAGAAGATTTAAAGCTCGAGTCTGAATATCCACCGTCTTCTCTTGAAAAGCGAATTGACCAATTGGAGAAGAAGAAGGCAAACAGAAAACGCCAGGCAGCAGCTCCTGCTGGGAAGCCTTTCCAACAGCAGCAGCAGCAGCAGTATGGTAACAAGCGTCCTCGAATGATAGCTCCTGTTGGCTCCACAGCAGTCTCAAATGCCGCAGCAGGTTTGTTGGTACAGTCTCCTACTGCATATGTGAGCTCTGCAGCTGCACCCTATGTCGTGTCAGGCACTGCTCCTCCAGTTGCCCCTTATGTGGGTTCATCAACTGGGCAGTATGGTTATGCAGGAGGCCAGATGGGTTTTCCTGGGAACCCAGGCCCTTCTAGTACCCATTTATACTCATCCGAACAGTATGTGCCCTCGGGCTATCCCAACAGGCTAACTGCCTATGGTGGATATAGTGTACCCACTCAATACCATCCATCTTACTATTCTCAGCAGTAA
- the LOC101291808 gene encoding probable inactive receptor kinase At5g53320-like, translating to MKSMSGFNLFLKGLLFIGVISFCTAVCKGSESSEFESLLRFIRAVDPKNVLNFGRNVRYSCKHKLKGVECNTEAANSITEIRLENLHLSGILDVDSLCKLPNLRVVSLARNRIRGTISNSIVNCRRLAYLDLSNNLLSGMVPKALNKLKYQRRLYISNNYFTRDIPSSREEYHLHPHFKESNISQRYGTMNKERAEHPMRIMIESDSPISPPGDHPWKGMLPLVCGIGLFLVFIFFAGRKAAKLATQMEILKSLREYSTPKSPPAKVQEEEKPVENRSELVFFVEEHESFKLEDLLEATADLRNQSFCSSLYKVILKNNALYAVKRLKKLQVPFEEFGQAMNQIGKIKHPNILPLIGYNSTNDEKLLIYKFQNNGSLLNLLEDYTEGKRDFPWRLRLSIACGISRGLDFIYQRSDECIPHGNLKLSNILLDEKDEPLISEYGFSKFFDPLKGCVILSKGYTAPEKDLSEKGDVYSFGVILLELLTGKTVETSEIDLPKWVTAMVKEEWTGEVFDKEVVKAAKEWAFPLLNIALKCVSALPQNRPTVAEIYKKIEEVMLDNLNTSDCTAECGTYEDNFCMLHSIIPETWDTPGSNY from the exons ATGAAGAGCATGAGCGGCTTCAATCTGTTTCTCAAGGGGTTGTTATTCATAGGAGTCATTTCCTTCTGCACCGCAGTATGTAAGGGAAGCGAGTCATCGGAATTTGAATCATTGCTGAGGTTCATTAGAGCTGTTGATCCTAAAAATGTACTGAATTTTGGTCGCAATGTGCGCTATTCCTGCAAGCATAAGTTGAAGGGTGTTGAATGCAACACCGAGGCTGCTAATAGCATAACAGAAATAAGGCTTGAAAATCTGCATCTTAGTGGCATACTTGATGTGGATTCACTATGCAAGCTCCCGAATCTACGAGTTGTCAGCTTAGCAAGGAACCGCATCCGAGGAACTATCTCTAACTCAATAGTGAACTGCAGAAGACTAGCCTATTTGGATCTAAGCAACAATCTTCTGAGTGGGATGGTACCTAAGGCTCTAAATAAACTGAAGTATCAAAGGAGATTGTACATCTCTAACAATTATTTTACTAGGGACATCCCAAGTTCAAGAGAGGAATATCATCTTCATCCACATTTCAAGGAATCAAATATATCACAGAGATACGGTACCATGAACAAAGAAAGGGCAGAGCATCCAATGCGGATAATGATAGAGTCTGACAGCCCTATTTCTCCTCCTGGAGATCACCCCTGGAAGGGCATGTTACCTTTAGTTTGTGGGATAGGACTATTTCTGGTGTTCATATTCTTTGCGGGAAGGAAGGCTGCTAAGTTAGCCACTCAGATGGAGATTCTGAAGTCACTTCGAGAGTACTCTACTCCAAAATCACCTCCAGCTAAGGTTCAAGAGGAAGAGAAGCCAGTAGAGAATCGATCAGAGCTAGTGTTCTTTGTTGAAGAGCATGAAAGTTTTAAGTTGGAGGACTTGCTTGAAGCCACAGCTGACTTGAGAAACCAGAGCTTTTGCAGCAGCCTTTACAAGGTAATACTCAAAAACAATGCACTGTATGCAGTCAAAAGGCTGAAGAAGTTGCAGGTACCCTTTGAGGAGTTTGGCCAAGCAATGAATCAGATAGGGAAGATCAAACATCCCAACATTCTGCCTCTTATTGGTTACAATTCTACCAATGATGAAAAGCTTTTGATATACAAGTTTCAAAACAACGGGAGTCTGCTAAACCTGCTTGAGG ATTACACAGAAGGCAAGAGGGATTTCCCATGGAGGCTGCGGCTATCTATAGCATGTGGAATTTCAAGAGGCTTAGATTTCATATACCAAAGGTCTGATGAGTGCATCCCTCATGGGAATCTAAAACTTTCAAACATCCTTCTTGATGAAAAGGATGAACCACTGATCAGTGAATACGGATTTTCAAAGTTCTTTGACCCCCTGAAAGGATGTGTCATCCTCTCCAAAGGTTATACAGCCCCAGAGAAAGATTTATCAGAGAAGGGCGATGTTTATAGCTTTGGAGTGATTCTTCTTGAGTTACTAACTGGCAAAACTGTAGAAACAAGTGAGATAGATCTTCCTAAGTGGGTTACTGCCATGGTTAAGGAGGAGTGGACTGGTGAAGTCTTTGACAAGGAGGTTGTGAAAGCCGCAAAGGAGTGGGCATTTCCTTTGCTCAACATTGCTCTCAAGTGTGTATCAGCATTGCCACAAAATCGACCAACTGTGGCAGAAATTTATAAGAAGATTGAAGAGGTTATGCTGGATAATTTGAATACATCAGATTGTACTGCTGAGTGTGGAACCTATGAAGACAACTTTTGTATGCTTCACTCCATTATACCAGAGACCTGGGATACTCCTGGATCAAATTACTAG
- the LOC101307764 gene encoding scarecrow-like transcription factor PAT1-like isoform 2 encodes MRATERHGSVSHKFVEQPVEAPESYGFPSIHNVAIQGEHLSPHNFEQYESSSATSKYHVPSSPSSLSFSANGSPTSQPDLQSYQSSGSPLNQSCLTNDVGGLSHKIRELESLLLGNESDVLDIYGITSQVKHNQDLSGEQNWKQMMEMISRGDLKQVLCACAEALAENDMSTTEWLMSNLRQMVSVSGEPVQRLGAYMLEGLVARLASTGSCIYASLRCKEPASAELLSYMHILYEICPYFKFGYMSANGAIAEAMKDESRVHIIDFQIAQGSQWITLIQALASRPGGPPHIRLTGIDDSTSAYARGGGLDLVGKRLSRLAESYKVPFEFHGAGISASEVQLEDLAVQTGEALAVNFAFTLHHMPDESVSIENHRDRLLRVVKSLSPMVVTLVEQESNTNTAPFCPRFAEAFSYYGAIFDSIDAALPREHKERINVEQHCLAREIVNIIACEGVERVERTELLSKWRSRFMMAGFSPYPLSSIINATIKTLLQSYSEKYTLEERDGALYLGWKNQALVASCAWR; translated from the coding sequence TCAGCAACCAGTAAATACCATGTTCCAAGTTCTCCATCTAGTTTAAGTTTCTCAGCAAATGGGAGTCCGACATCACAGCCAGATTTGCAGTCTTACCAATCTAGTGGCTCTCCACTTAACCAGTCTTGCTTAACAAACGATGTTGGTGGCCTGAGCCACAAGATAAGGGAATTGGAAAGTCTTTTGCTTGGAAATGAATCGGATGTCCTTGACATATATGGCATCACAAGTCAGGTTAAGCATAACCAAGATTTGTCAGGAGAGCAGAACTGGAAACAAATGATGGAGATGATCTCCAGAGGTGACTTGAAACAGGTGCTCTGTGCTTGTGCTGAAGCATTGGCAGAAAATGATATGTCAACAACTGAATGGTTGATGTCAAATTTACGTCAGATGGTATCAGTTTCAGGTGAGCCAGTCCAACGTTTAGGAGCTTACATGTTGGAAGGCCTTGTTGCAAGGTTGGCCTCTACAGGAAGTTGCATCTATGCATCCTTAAGATGCAAAGAGCCTGCCAGTGCCGAACTCCTATCATACATGCACATACTATATGAAATCTGCCCTTACTTCAAGTTTGGGTACATGTCAGCCAATGGGGCGATTGCAGAAGCCATGAAGGATGAAAGTAGAGTTCATATAATTGATTTTCAGATTGCTCAAGGCAGCCAGTGGATCACCTTGATCCAGGCCTTAGCTAGTCGGCCTGGAGGGCCCCCACATATTAGACTCACGGGCATAGATGATTCTACATCAGCTTATGCACGGGGAGGGGGACTTGATCTTGTGGGAAAGAGGTTGTCAAGGCTTGCAGAGTCATATAAGGTACCGTTTGAGTTCCATGGTGCTGGAATCTCTGCTTCTGAGGTTCAGCTTGAGGACCTTGCAGTTCAAACAGGTGAGGCACTTGCAGTTAATTTTGCCTTCACGCTGCACCACATGCCAGATGAGAGTGTGAGCATCGAAAATCATAGGGACCGGCTGTTGAGGGTGGTTAAGAGCTTGTCTCCCATGGTGGTGACTCTTGTTGAGCAAGAATCAAACACCAACACAGCTCCTTTCTGTCCCCGATTTGCTGAGGCATTTAGCTACTATGGGGCTATTTTTGATTCAATCGATGCAGCTTTGCCAAGGGAACACAAAGAGCGGATCAATGTTGAGCAGCACTGTCTGGCACGAGAAATTGTCAACATTATAGCTTGTGAAGGGGTCGAAAGAGTAGAACGTACCGAACTTCTCAGTAAGTGGAGGTCACGATTTATGATGGCAGGGTTTTCACCTTATCCACTTAGCTCCATAATAAATGCCACAATCAAAACCCTGCTGCAGAGCTATTCTGAGAAGTATACACTTGAAGAAAGAGATGGAGCCTTATATCTCGGGTGGAAGAATCAAGCTCTTGTTGCCTCCTGTGCATGGAGGTAA
- the LOC101307469 gene encoding probable WRKY transcription factor 20-like, whose protein sequence is MDSAAPECPPPPSGELDPPPADFSASRSGGGGAKYKLMSPAKLPISRSPCLTIPPGLTPTSFLESPVLLSNMKAEPSPTTGSFLNPKMVYGTASSTYSGTMVCSNERNSGSFEFKPHSRLNMVTTDYDHHSNEQAVQVQGQGQGQHQSQSFVSPPLLKSEMAGSSNQSILSAPVHMVSSGPSAHVEGDADDTSQRGNLNSGVQTSQLDLKGSSPSVSSDDGYNWRKYGQKHVKGSEFPRSYYKCTHPNCEVKKLFERSHEGHITEIIYKGTHDHPKPQPSRRYNTGAAMMNVQEERSDKALSLTGRDDKSSSMYGQMSNTNEPSSTPELSPVRGNDGSGEGTGSLATRILDEVDDEDPFSKRRRMDVGGIDVTPIVKPIREPRVVVQTLSEVDILDDGYRWRKYGQKVVRGNPNPRSYYKCTNAGCPVRKHVERASHDPKAVITTYEGKHNHDVPTARTSSHDTSGPTTVNAPSRIRTEENDTISLDLGVGMSSASENRSNNHLQMHSELAERQTHPSSNFKAAPSYYGVLNSGMNQYGSRESPSESRNIEIPPLNHSSYPYPQNLGRVLTGP, encoded by the exons ATGGACTCCGCCGCACCGGAATGCCCCCCGCCTCCCTCCGGCGAACTCGATCCGCCTCCCGCCGACTTCTCCGCTTCCCGTTCAGGTGGTGGTGGGGCCAAGTACAAGCTCATGTCGCCGGCGAAGCTCCCGATCTCGAGGTCCCCTTGCCTCACCATCCCGCCGGGACTCACTCCGACGTCGTTTCTCGAGTCCCCGGTGCTCCTCTCCAACATGAAG GCAGAACCTTCTCCAACTACTGGGTCCTTTTTGAATCCTAAAATGGTCTATGGTACTGCGAGTTCTACATATTCGGGAACCATGGTTTGCTCCAATGAAAGAAACTCTGGAAGCTTCGAGTTTAAGCCCCATTCCAGATTGAATATG GTTACTACGGATTATGACCACCACAGCAATGAGCAGGCTGTGCAAGTCCAAGGTCAAGGTCAAGGTCAACATCAGTCTCAATCATTTGTGTCACCACCTTTGCTTAAAAGTGAGATGGCAGGCTCCTCAAATCAATCGATATTATCAGCTCCTGTTCATATGGTCTCTTCAGGACCTAGTGCACATGTTGAAGGTGATGCAGATGATACAAGTCAGAGGGGAAATCTAAATTCTGGTGTCCAAACATCACAGCTTGATCTTAAAGGAAGTAGCCCCTCAGTATCTTCTGATGATGGCTATAACTGGAGAAAATATGGACAAAAACATGTAAAAGGAAGTGAATTTCCTCGTAGTTATTACAAATGTACACATCCCAACTGTGAAGTGAAGAAACTGTTTGAGCGATCCCATGAGGGACATATAACAGAGATTATCTACAAGGGTACACATGATCACCCTAAACCCCAACCTAGTCGACGATATAATACTGGTGCTGCTATGATGAATGTACAGGAAGAAAGATCTGACAAGGCTTTATCTTTGACAGGCCGAGATG ACAAGTCCTCCAGTATGTATGGGCAAATGTCTAATACCAATGAGCCAAGTAGTACTCCTGAGCTATCCCCTGTCAGAGGGAACGACGGTAGTGGTGAAGGAACAGGCTCACTAGCAACTAGAATACTTGATGAGGTCGATGATGAGGACCCATTCTCTAAAAGGAG GAGGATGGATGTTGGTGGAATTGATGTTACACCAATTGTTAAGCCTATCCGGGAACCACGAGTTGTTGTTCAAACTCTGAGTGAGGTTGACATCTTGGATGATGGATACCGCTGGCGCAAATATGGTCAGAAAGTTGTGAGGGGGAATCCCAATCCAAG GAGCTATTACAAGTGCACAAATGCTGGATGCCCTGTTAGAAAACATGTGGAGAGGGCATCCCATGATCCAAAAGCAGTTATAACTACATACGAGGGAAAACATAATCATGATGTCCCTACTGCAAGGACTAGTAGCCATGACACTTCGGGACCAACAACCGTGAACGCCCCTTCTAGGATTAGAACAGAAGAAAATGACACCATAAGCCTTGATCTTGGTGTTGGAATGAGCTCTGCTTCTGAAAATAGATCCAACAATCACCTGCAAATGCACTCTGAACTAGCAGAAAGACAAACTCACCCTAGTTCCAATTTTAAGGCTGCTCCATCATACTATGGTGTTCTAAATAGTGGCATGAATCAGTATGGATCTAGAGAAAGTCCAAGTGAATCACGTAACATCGAGATTCCACCTTTAAACCATTCCTCTTATCCATATCCACAGAACTTGGGAAGAGTACTAACAGGTCCATAG